DNA from Leptospira bandrabouensis:
GCTGCATAAGCACCTTTCGGATAAAAATTATCTCCTCCCGCAAATCCATCGGCAAATCTTAGGCGATAATCAGAACGATCTTTTCGTTCTGGACTAATTTTAAAAAGTTTTATCTTCCTTCTGTCGCCTTTATAACTGAGTTCAAAGACTTGGGAAGAGGTTTTCTTTACATCTAACATATAGAAGGTGCGGTCGAATAAAAATTTCAAAACAGCCTCACCTTTCTTGGTGTCAAGAGCAAGACATGCATACCGAGTGATTTGTCTGTTATCACTATGAGTGCCGACTAAATCCGCAAAAGTGGCAGTTTGAATGATAAAGTAATAAGCATCCATCTGGTAGGGTTGAAACGGTCCAGGGATAGGAGTGATATCGTCAATTTGACCAAATGGAGCATTGAACTGAGACTCCCAACCTCCTGGAAGGTCCGAATCAGGTATCATTTCATGGGCAAATGTTTCAGCTCCGAAAATGAAAAATACAATAAGAAAAAAAACAAAGTTGTGCTGTTTAAATCTTATCAATTTGTTTCAAAACCTCGGTGTATTCACCGCGCCATTTTTCACCTAGATAAAAATCCTCTGCAAACAAGGGTTGCCCTTCCTTCCCAGGATATACTTCAAGCACAGTGAGCTGCATCAAAAAAAGATTCCCGAGGAAATTCTCCTTCGAACCAACTGGTTTGTATGCAGGCATTGGGTAAACAATACTTGCTTCATTAGAGAAAGTAACTTCGAATGATTCTGTCTTTTTGAATGGAGTTGCTAGAGCATAACTCATCATATGATTCACAAGTTTGTATTTGGCCTCAAAAAAAGTAATCTTTAGTTTTTTAATCCGGGCAAAGTCTTCACTTAGATTCCCATCCACCTCACAGTAATTTTTAAAAGCAAAATTATGCACATTTTGGATGTTCTTTACTTTGAACTTTGGTGAGTATTCCCAAAATTCATTTACCTCTCTAAACTCATGAAACAGATACAAGGACTAACCAACACCCTGGTTTTCGGTAACAAGCCACTTGCGTTTATTGCCCCATTTTTGGATGGATTCTTCACGATCAGGGCTTTTTAACAGTCTTTTAAAGAAACCATCTTGTGCATAATAATTGACAGAATAGACGTTTTGATCTTTTGCACTGGCATAAAGCATGCTACAGGAACACTTTGTACCTTTTTCATTGATGTATTTTGAAATCTCTTGTATATCTTTAAGGTCATTAGCATCTAAATTGCAAATTTACAAGACAAGAAAACAAAGAATCAAAATTTTCTTCATAGAATAATTTCACCCATACTGCTGACGAACCGAACTTTAAAATCTTACCTGGGTTAAGGAATCAGATTAATTGGAATGGTGAATAGATTGCAGCCCCTTTCACCATTTGTAAATCCAAAATAAATTAGAGTCAACGGAAAATCGAAACCCTAACCATCTCAGGTGCATCTGTTGGATTCCAAGACAAAGGCTTGATGTTTGTCAAATGGAACTTGATACGCAAAAAATGATATGCGGGTTAAATGAATGAAAACTTAGAACGAATCGATCGTTTTGAATTATTTCTTAGAAGAGGATAAGTCGCCAGCTCCAAGTAGGAGACCTGCCACACTGATATCTTCATCAAACCAAATTTTTTGTGCTTTTGCTTCAGAGATTAAATAGTTCTCCAATTCCAAAAAATTTCGAACGAATTAAATTTTACCTCTACCCACCCAGTGCCCTGCGGATGACTCGCATGACCCCGGCCACAACATCTTCATCCTTATCAAAAATATCGTCACCCAAATAGATCTTCATACGTTCTTTATAATACACTGTGGAATAAGAAAACTGAAGTGTCATAAAAATATTATCAAGTAAAAAGGCTGAAAGGTTGCTATCCACATCAGAACGGATCGTTCCTTCTTTTTTCGCTAGATTTATCATTTCGATATAACATTTAGCAGATAACGATTCCAACTCACCGGAAAGACGTGTGATCAGTTCATAATTACTTTCCGTTGTCATTTCATTGTAGAGGCGGATGATGTCTTGGTTGATCCGCGAGTGGGTTTGGATGATGCGAATGATCTTTTCAATTTTTCCAAACAAATCCAAATCCATGGAGAGAACGGACTCTAAGGTTTTTTCTAATTGGGTGATCCCATGATCCACCACTGTGAGAAAAAAATCCTCTTTGGTTTCAAAGTATTTATAGAGAGAACCTACACTAATCCCAGCTTTTTGGG
Protein-coding regions in this window:
- a CDS encoding TetR/AcrR family transcriptional regulator, which encodes MADTKHFNDSFERISEEKRNRILSTAISEFANRGFTSANTNTIAQKAGISVGSLYKYFETKEDFFLTVVDHGITQLEKTLESVLSMDLDLFGKIEKIIRIIQTHSRINQDIIRLYNEMTTESNYELITRLSGELESLSAKCYIEMINLAKKEGTIRSDVDSNLSAFLLDNIFMTLQFSYSTVYYKERMKIYLGDDIFDKDEDVVAGVMRVIRRALGG